In the genome of Gemmatimonadota bacterium, the window GGTTACGCCGAGTAGCGAGCCGATCTCCTCCAGCGTCCTCTCTTCGCCGTCGTCCAGGCCGTAGTAGAGATACAGGATCTTTCGCTCCCGCTCGGTCAGGTACTTC includes:
- a CDS encoding RNA polymerase subunit sigma is translated as KYLTERERKILYLYYGLDDGEERTLEEIGSLLGVTRERIRQIRNRAFEKLRESPDGEALAGFWSAN